cctcactacctggattttggactacctcaccgaccgaccgcagtatgtgaggactcagggctgtgtgtcggacagggtcgtctgcagtacgggggccccacagggaacggttctggctccgttcctcttcaccatctacactgcagacttctcccacaactccacccagtgcttcctgcagaagttctctgatgactctgcaatagtcggcctcatcattGATGGGgatgacaaggagtacagaggactgactcaggactttgtggactggtgccagctgaactacctccagatcaatgccagtaaaaccaaggagctggtggtagacttccgcaggcacaaacatcctccactgcaaccactgaacatccaaggtatggacattgagactgtggacagctacaggtaccttggtgttcatctgaacaacaaactggactggactcataactcagacgccctctacaggaaagggcagagcaggctgtacctgctgcggagactcaggtcgtttggagtggagggcccactcctgaagaccttctatgactctgtggtggcctcagccatcttttatggtgtggtctgctggggaggcagcatctctgctggggacaggaagagactgaacaggctgatccgaagggccagctctgttctaggatgccctctggacccagtggaggtggtgagtgacaggagaatggtggctaagctgtcatccctgttggacaacatctcccaccctatgcatgagactgtgacagcactgagcagctccttcagtgggagactgcggcacccacggtgtgggacggagagatttcgcaggtctttcctccccactgctgtcagactccacaataaagcatttaactgatcaatcacacacatccacaaatgtgcaataacacaatgtgcaataatctttctggcaaccgttgtatttttcactctgttgtatataacatttgtattctatttttatcctattgtatattttactctatttattctactgtatatattattctatttttattctattctgtacagttgtgtactgtatttattcttttttattttattctaattgtccttcataacttttgcactgtccacttcctgctgtgacaaaacaaatttcccacgtgtgggactaataaaggttatcttatcttatcttatcttatcttatcttatcctcTTCACCCCCAACAAAGCAGATAGCTGGCTTTACCGGTGGGGCAAGGGTGGTTCTGCCTGGTTCTGCTAGAGTTTGTTCCTAttagaagggagtttttccttccctccgTCAAGCGCTTGTTCTTTCTGTTTGGAGAAGAAGTGGATCCAAACCATGCAAGCAAAAGACCGAATAACTAAAGACAAAAGGACCCCTCACTCTGCAGAATATCAGTTTAGCTTTTCCTTTAAATTGTCACATAGCAGCTTATTAATACACATAGATACCTTTGTTTAATGAAGTGACCAATTTATAGCCCACAGAGTCATTTACAATGGTGCCTTACAAGTAAATTATAAATGATACAGTGTGGGCATATGTATAAATATGtatctacacacacataaaatgtatgtatgtatgcataTACATACATGCAGATATATTCAAAATATGGCACATTTCATGAACAAGGCAAGACAGTTATTGCATTAACCTAATGTTCTCAAATGTCATGAGACATCCGACATCTGGAGAAATTAAGGTGACCCCGTGCCTGACTCTTCATGTCTCAGATGGACACTTGCTGCAATCTGGGGCTgactgtattttgtattgacAGTACAGTGACATAAGAGCAAAAtgcttatattttaaaatgggaATTAAAATACAAACCAGCGATCCTTTTAATGATATCAGTCACAATATGCTGAGTCATTTCCAATAATATGAATAAATACTGGTGACGTAGTCGGTGAGCGATTTAAATCAcccttttgttttcatgtgtgaAATATTTAAGTTCGAGGGACTGTTTTGCATCGAGCTCGAAAACCTCTGACAATGCAAATGATTCACAAGAGGAAGTTCATGACAGCTACTGAccagaaaacaagaaagaagAGCTGATAGACAAATGCACATGTTGTACCTGCATGGACCCACAATGTTTTTGATGGGGTTATTTTAGTGGTTGATGTTTattaaattctattttattcaaATATACCGCTTTTTTGGGACTATGTCTTTTCACATAATCCAATTATCAATTCACTGTTTGTAGTCCTGAAATCTTTTTAAAGACACTTATTGCACGATGACCATGGCTAGTAATATCTTAAAATATTCCAATTTAACTAAAGCTTTTAAGAGAGTATGAAGaaagaaatactttgacttcatgtccaaaacacactaacatttGCTGTTGCACCAGcagttttctttgtgtacaggctgtgatcagctgacctgctgttACTGATCTGAGGTTTACtgcacaactgaattcaacaatACAATACATTGACCATATACTGCCGAAACTGTCTTTTTACTTTACAATTTAAAGTTAGTATAATGGTAGAATTTAGTGAATGAATCTAAGCACCATCAGCTAAAATTCATATCAATGTCTGTTACTCTTAATGTAACTGATGTACTCTGCTGTGGTCCCATGGGCTAAGGACTGACCACTAGGCATTTTAAATAAGCCCCTCGCCAGGCCTTGGTCCAAGGTGGGGCCACAGTATCCCTGCTCTGATTGAGGTTGCTTACTTGGGTGTGTCTGGCCCCTCACTCAGGACTGAGTTGAGTTCATTTGTGTCACAGCTGTGTGAAGGCAGGCGGGAATGGTGGACCCAAGAGCAGGACTCACAGAGGCAAACgaaaactcaaaaacacttggctttattgctggattgcagaaaacaaaacagaaaactagcTAAACTGAGAATACAAATAAACTAAACAGACAGGCAAGCtggcagacagaacacacagtgtAGAATGAGGGACGACGCAACGACGAGCAGGGGAAGATGCAGACGCCAAATACAGGAGGTGAAATGGACcaagaggaaacagctgggaggCACAGCTGACAAAGAcaaagaccttcaaaataaaacagggaacgcaacacacatgcagagacacagactcagagacacggGCTTTACACAGAGACCTGACTGAACTGGAACAAAACCTAACAACTAGCACATCTTAACAAAATACATAACcagaataaacaagaacataagataatattaataaacagaaaacactgagtcatgagactcaggaccatgacgaTTCGCTAACAAACAGATGAAATAgggaaaaatgtcaaaaatacatttaattaaactgattgcatttctttttaaattttctatAGATATCACAACAACATCCATACtaataaaaagaaggaaaaaagaaaaactattaaatGAGTACATTTATGATTGTGAAATGTTGTAATTAATCTGATTTTGTTCATACGAAAGGTATAGAAGTAATGCTAGACTTTAAATCTTTTGTTAGAGTTTCCAGTTAAATAAACAGCTACATATATCAGCAAATTCTTTTAATCAGCTGCCAGACTACGTTTTAGGAATATATAAAGATGATAGTGTACATTCTACCTCTGTTGTGTGAAGTTAAAACTGACTTTTAGGAACAGACATGGTGATCCCAACTGATACCTGTGTAATCCATACCATATCACCGTAATTCATGCAAATATGAAAAAGTCATGCCAACTGAGGTTTTTCACGTGACATCACATGTGCACAATGCCTGCAAGCGTCCCTTATGCAATCTCATCTCAGTTACATGTTCATGCCGTAGATGCCAATAAAGTTTATACTGCATCAATCTGGCGCTATAGATGAGGAGCAATCCTAAAAATAACATTTGGTAGAGTCCATGTCTGTACTAGATTTTCACTGGCTCGCGGTTAGAAACCCAGCTACAAAATCTGGAGAATAACCTCAAATCAGCACAGGTCACCTGACCACATCCTGTccccaagaaaaaaagaacccaGAATCCCAGCCACAGCAGAACTTGGAGTTGGAgtatcccagctaccacagggTGAAGTGGTAGCTGAGGACAGgccagggtacaccctggaccggtcttttgtctgtctctatgtgctAGCactgcactcacattcacacctacggaCAATTCAGAAATACCAGTTAACCTAATCTCACTAggtatgtctttggactgtgggaggaagccggagtacctacccaaacatggggagaacacgcaaactccacacagaaaggccccggcCAGGtggtggaatcaaactcaagaccttcttgctgtgagacagTGTTAATCACCACACCACCCACTGGGCGTGCTGCCCACAAGTTTGTCCTTCAGAAGAAAACCATCAAAATGACTGaatgatgatgaggatgatgtcAATATCATCTGTAATATTTTATGGTCTGCAGATTTTAAACCCAACTTCTTCCACTTCCACGCCAACATTTTGTTGTAATACTTGTATTTGACCACTTGGGGGCTGCAAATACTCATGTTTGGATTTAAAACACTGGTTTTCATAAAAGGCCAAATACTTTAAGAGACGCTCAAATTGTAGTGTGTCTGATATTCAAGTCAAACATATTAAGAGGTGAATTTTAAATCATTATCATGCTATCATTATCCATGATAGCAAAgtcattttttattatatcCCATTTAGTGACTGTTGGctttaaaatatacatataagataactctttattgtcattgcacagtcatacatagtacaacagtacaatgaaattggacacacaagaaacacaagaaataataaataaataatattgcaGTTGTGTGCTTTGCGGTAAAGCCTGCAGAATGTCAGTTTATCCTGTGCTTTGACAGATCTTAAGATGATTATGCACACTTTCACATGTTTTAAATTATTAAGTGAACACAGAATCAGCTGATGATTCTCTATACCTCATAGGCAAAATACCTGTCAGTGCATTTTGGAACATTTCTAATGCCATGTGCCCTAACGCACCCTCTAAGTACGCTGGGCTGTCATTTTGGTGAGTGAAGTTCTGGTATTTTATTGGGCTATTAGCACTAATTAGAAGAtgtctgtttctgtgcattGCACCCATACAGTTGATATATTCCACTTGCTAATAAGCTTGTTCCCTTAAAACTAAGATGATGGCAAACTTGACCCTAATGTAAAGTCCAAAGCTGTCAGGGGTTTCTTTTGTACTGACTGGAAGGTTAGTTTAAGCTCAATGTGCAATCATTTCATTTGATGGGTGCATTTTTCATTTGGCTCTCTCAACCTTATGTTCACTCCCTAACGTGCCACTCAGTCACCAGACTTTGAGATCTTTTGCACTAGTAGATAATATGCTATTTTAGCACAATGGGCCGCTTTCTCGTGCTATACTCTGATGACGAGATGACACAAGAAGTTGTCTTTTTTATATATGACTCAAATATATTCTTAAAATATATTCTGTGAACAATTTTGAACATAACACCTTCACCGAAAATTTAATACTCATTTATATTTACGATGCTCTTGAGTTCCTTTTGTTGTGTTGCTTTTCACTTGATAGTTCATCTAagtataaatgtaaaaaaaagtattttggtTTAGTTAAAACAAAGAATAATTAATGCAGTAATATTAATTGtctgaaatgcattttttttaaaacccaaaACAATAAAGGACAAAAACCCAAgttgaaaattatttttttattatcattctTTTAAATTAACAAACACTGCTATACATATTGctgttttttattaattttgaatcattttaaacaGTTAAAGCATTTGGAAAAGAAGTAATAGTAAAACAGAGGACAGAGACAGTAGATGACATGTACAGTAGAAGATCTACAGTCAATGGCTTTCCTATGTGTGTCGAGGGGCTCGAGAATATTTCAACATACAGACATGGTGATGTTTTTGGTTATCATTCCACCTTCTTATGCAGGATAACAACCAGCCACAGTAAATCAACCATTACCGAACCTTTCCAAACAAGTAGCAGCAGCTTGTATTGAATTGAAAAGTCTGTTTTCTGCAACCAGCGCAACAAAACTCTCCCAACCATATCCCTTATTCTTCTCACAGCAAAAAGGTTTGCAATGGCACCTTCCTTTTACCCCTGACGTTATAGTCATTAGGAATGTCTGAAGTAAacgaaaaaaataaaagaaaaaagtctcaGATATCGCTGTTGTGTCCTTCTCAGTGCATTAAACCCTCAACCCTTTAAGTtacacacataaaaataaagacaaagaagTGTCATAGGTGTCCACTCTTTCATGTCAGGCCAGCTGTTGAGAGAGTCTTCGTATCCCTTCCTTATTCTCGTAAAGTGAACCACATCTGGCCCTCGTTTTAAGCCACTACGTTTCTAACCGAGTACCTCGATGTTGTATTCATGCACCCATAAATCACCACATCTGAGTTGAATTTAAACATCATTTCTTTACTAAAAGTGACAGATTTACAAACACAGTATAAACAGGGTTGACATCATTGGCAGCTGGCGACAGTCTAGACCACAGTGGCTTTTTCAAATTTAAGCAAAATCCCTCCTTTTCAGACAAAGACGGACGAATTACAGGATTACACGTGtcataaaaatcttttttttttttttccggcTTTTCTGAAACCTGACCAGAGTTGGAAAAAGGTAAGCGCTTTGTTTAGAGGGTGAACGGCACAAAGAAGCCGAGGAGGGTTTTGTTCAAACTCTTCGACCGAAAAGACGAACCTCTCTTGAAGCGACGGAGTTTAGTAAAGTACCACCTCTGCAACACTTTGGCTAGACCAATCAGCAGCCAGCAGTCCTGCAACGCTCTTCACAACTGGGTTCTACTACACATGAGAGATATCCCTGACATCAATGTAAATCACATACACTTTGTCAAAAACAGGTTGTAAAGTTCAGGTACAGAATCACTGAGGAAAAGCACACCAATACTACTGTAAAGTCAAGCCACTATGGCAAAATAGAAAGTAGAGAGTAGGAACTAGTCGTTGATTGAAAGTTGGCTCGTATCCTTTGCAACACTGAGGAGTGCTCGGGTCACCCTGCGGATGACCGCTTTGCTTTTCTACAGGCAGATTAAAGGAGAAGACAATGTCTTaacaaaacactgtaaaatttAATCAGCACAGGCCATAAATACAATTAAAGAGATGGAAAGAACATCAGGAATGTCCACACACTCTTTTCCTGAATCAAGTTCTGAAAGGACAAATCGAAGTGGAAAAAGAGATGAGAGGAAGTCTTTGCTCATTGTCTCTTTCTCCCCTTCCAGTAGAAAGCTGACCTCGTTTagtgatttatttattgattcGTCTTGGCAGAGTGCAAGTGTCGGCCACATGGCTTtttgaacattttcaaaaatatatatatatatatattaagaaCGCGCTCTCTTGCTGTAATCACATCAACCAACGGCTGCCAAATGCAGGCATGTCTTTCTTCAGAATTGTCTGCCCAGTAAACGTTGACACTCTGGAGTTGAAATGGTGAAGGGATGATGCTTTTCAGAGTCGGTGCACACACTTTGACggataaaaaatttttttacacTGAAGCAGAACGAGAAGAAACACGCAGCGTAGCCCTTGTGGGTCTCCCTCTAAAGGGGGGGAAACGGCTCACATGGTCAGCTTGGTCTGGACTTTTCAGTGTGCTCTTGCGTCTTTAAAGACACCGGAGGGAGGGTGGGGACGAGGGCGCGCAGTCGATCCTTGTGTTTGCTTTCAGCCACAGTGTTTGTTTCTCAGCCGCGCCGCGCCGAGCCCTCGCTCAGAGGGCCAGGAGGGTCGGTGAGTTGAGGGAGTCTGAGGACTGgtcgccgctgctgctgctgcgccgGTGGGCCTTGGAGCAGGACTCAGAAGAGGGCGAGGGGCTTTCGGGCTCCACCATGTTGGGGTAGGTGAATATGAGGTTTGGAGCATTTGGTGTGGCAGCCGGAGTAGATGCTGCCACCACTGGAGTGTTCAGGCTGTCTCCATCTGGGCTGTACATCCCGCCACCGATGCTGCTGCTTCCCAGACAAATGGGCTTGATGATTGAGCGCTGAAGCTTGCCCATATTTTCGTCCCGGTCCTCGGGCTCCTGCTTCACCACCACTTGGTTCATCTGAGCCCGTGTGCCCATGTTGGTGCGCATGGTGAGTGGGAGCGGAttacactgctgctgctgcccggATGGCTGGTGGCGCTCCTCGATGGGCAGCTTGCACACGGGATTGTGGGCAACAAGCATGAACTCCAGCTTGTCTTTCTCCTTCTGCAGGGTCTCGATCTCTTTTTGCAGGTCtgccttctcctcctccagcttctCGGTTTCCTGTTGAATGAAAATATGAAGTAAAGTTTAGAACTAACACTTGAATTTCACCTTAATCGGACAGCGGTAATACAGAGACGATAAATACAGAGGAACTTCATCCCTGTTATCACCACACCACCAAAGAGTGGTAGGCGATTTGTTTAAACttaataaaaacatgatgcaaCATCTTACTAATGAACATGAGGTGATAAAATGATCTTCAGCACTTATGAAGTATGTGATATGAAGTTTCCAGACTGTACGTGTGGTTCTCTGAGAAGCCAAAAGAGGGCACTGTCTGTTTGCTTCAGTTTTCCCAAGCGCCACAATTTTATTAAACCCAGAAATTTGTCATGAACCATTTGGACTAACAACATGTAATCTCGAAGCCTTCTGCTTGAATTTGAGCGCCACATAATGACTGTGCCTTGTCTGTGTCTCAGAGAAATGAGATCCGCATCAAACAGTGTGTCATTAACGTGAGACACAAAAGACACAAATCCACACCATAAAGGCTTTCATCGGCTGTGAGACATGAGACATAAAGATAAGCTGACATGCTGTCTGAGAACTTTGACTCATGGGCAAAGGTATGAGGAAGTGGTACGCGAAGAGCCAAGACAGGAGGCGCACAGCGAGACTCTTAAAGTGATAGTATCAGTTATTCAGAGAGTTCGAACACTCCAATTTAATGTCACTGAAAAGCAACACtccttggtttttatttttttaaagcaggtgTATGAATAatgcagtttatttttttgtttttccttgaaGCATTGGCTGACtgtatgactgtgtgtgtgtgtgtgtgtgtgtgtgtgtgcatgctgtaTACCCCTATTTGGGATTGTGAGACAAGCAATTTGCCCCTTTTACAAAATGTCCTGCATTCATGGAGACAGCTGCCTGCAGCAAATTCCATTCCtgggttcttttttttaaggccTGACAAGCTCAACCTCACTGTAATTTGGGTAATTAGTCCATTTAGATGCCGTTACTGTCTGCCAGGCAGCACTGTGAGACAGCCCTACCTCTGTCTACAGCTGGCCGAGACAAAAAGCTTTTCATTGCCTGTCATCTCTTCACTCAGACCTTGCACTCAGAGACGCAGCGAGAGTCAAACCAGTAATGTGAGGTTGTAAATTTAGGTGTGGACTTCAATCACTCATCAAGAATCTGGACTCCTGCCAGGCCTCTAAACAAGTGCACCGTGTTCTCTGTGTATGCAAATATATTtctgtttcctttttgtttttctgcaaaatgttaaagatgaaaaagtttgcagaaaaaacaaaacaggaagcacgGGGCTTTACTGGCTAATGGTTCTCACCACAAGATGCTGCAGCACTTAtatttgtgatatttttctatgaagacaaaaacaagaacatttTGATGGTGATCTCCTGGCGCAGGTCTTCTACTCACCCCTTGCAGCATCTCGGTGAGCTCCCGCCGACGGTTACGGCACTTTGCCGCGGCTAACTTATTCCTCTCACGCCTCaccctcctcttctcctcttcctctgggGTCAGCTAAAGGCGAGAAAAGAAAGAGCACGAAAGGTAGAATGAGGTAtttgacagacacacacacaatcaataTGAAGCGAAGAGCATAAATAGGAGCTCGGTGTGAGCAGAATAGCAatcaaagagattttttttttgcagtggtTAGCTTTGGCTCGTTACCTGTTCATCCCTCTTGCGTCCTCTCCTGGTGTCCCCGATAGACCGGATGACCCCAGGCCGAGCCAGTGGGTTGTGCGCAAGCAGACTGGGACCATTGGTCAGGTGATGGCCATATGGGTGGGAGCGGGAGTATGGGTTCGACATAGAGGTGATGACAGTGGGCTGCACCATCCACTGCAGGTCTTGGCTTGTCGTGATTGCATTGATTGTGGGAATAAAGGCACTGTTGGAGCCGGGCATGTCAACCCTGTACTTCTGGAAAGAGAAGGGAAAAGGTGGTGAAAAGGGATGCATGATGAAGGGAAGTCTCCAGAAGAGGATAGGTTTATTTCCTAATGTGCTGCTTCTGGTCTATTCCAGAAGCATCTCTGCTGTGCTTAGAGTACCATCACAGAGATGCACACACCACCACC
Above is a window of Oreochromis niloticus isolate F11D_XX linkage group LG19, O_niloticus_UMD_NMBU, whole genome shotgun sequence DNA encoding:
- the fosl2 gene encoding fos-related antigen 2, coding for MYQDYSGNYDTSSRGSSTSPAQPESFTSGSSTIGSPISTSSYQKYRVDMPGSNSAFIPTINAITTSQDLQWMVQPTVITSMSNPYSRSHPYGHHLTNGPSLLAHNPLARPGVIRSIGDTRRGRKRDEQLTPEEEEKRRVRRERNKLAAAKCRNRRRELTEMLQGETEKLEEEKADLQKEIETLQKEKDKLEFMLVAHNPVCKLPIEERHQPSGQQQQCNPLPLTMRTNMGTRAQMNQVVVKQEPEDRDENMGKLQRSIIKPICLGSSSIGGGMYSPDGDSLNTPVVAASTPAATPNAPNLIFTYPNMVEPESPSPSSESCSKAHRRSSSSGDQSSDSLNSPTLLAL